The following DNA comes from Leishmania mexicana MHOM/GT/2001/U1103 complete genome, chromosome 8.
GGCCCGCCACAGATCGACCACAGAGTTCATAGCGGCATAGCTGGGGAAGAAGACAAGAGTGCCACCAGGTGTGTTGCGAGCGATGTTGGCGAGACTCATGCCGAGACCTACGCGGTAgtccacgctgctgcggaaCGAAAAGCCGCCATTCAGCTTCTCGCCGCTCGGCCCACGGCAGAGGACCCCGCCGAGCACCTGATCTGGCTGGATCACGTGATTTCCCTTCAGGCGCACCTGAAACTCCATGCCGAGCTCCGCCGCGAACTGATCAAGCGGAGACAGCGTGCCGCTCGTGAGGAGAACCGAAtgcagcggcgacacgaCCTGCCGCATCAAGCGCGTATTATCCAGCTCCCAGAAGCCGAGTGTGCGCGCGGCCTTGGCGGCGACgagatgctgctgcagcacaaaCCTGGTGGAGTCGATATGAGCCATATCGAAGGCGAAGACACACGTGAGAAACTCTTGCACTCGCGCCATGCTCGTTGCGGGTCGCTCGCTATCCGCCAGAAGCGTCACGCACTTCCCCATCGTCCCTGCTAGCCCCGACTCCGAAGTGACGCCGTCCGACTGCGCTCCAAAGACCTCTCGAGTGATAAAGGCCTTCTCCAAGAAAGCGAACATGTACGAGCCATCCCTCACCACAGCGCACTGCGTCGGCGtggacgccgccgtcccctCTGCCATAGGCTCCGCGTACACGCACATCTCCAGCCGGTTCAACAGGATCTTCAGCGACgccagctcctgctcctcctccaccgcaacgtcctcgtccagctccgcctttTTTGCGGTGAGGCGGTGCATTGCGATGGCCCGTGAGCAGTCGTGGATGGCGGTGGTCACGTCTAGCGGCGACAACGTCTGACAGCCCGAGCTGCTGAGCACGGAGGGCAGGTTGTGCGCCTCATCCACAATGAGAATACAGTTCGCCAGCTCAAAGGGCAGCTGCTTATGCAGGGAGGGGTCAAGAATATAGTTGTACGGCATGAGTACAACGTCTGCGTCCCTCGCCGCGTCACGCTCGTGAAAGTACGGGCAGAACCCGCTTCGGCTTCCCTCTCGCATCAAGTCCTCCATGTCGTGCACCGCGCAAGCAGGGGGCAGAAGGCtggcaccagcgccagcagACTGCAAACCGCGGAAGAAGCGGCAGTTGCGCTCCGACCGAAGTGCACTGCACATGgcgtgctgcgcctgcgacGACGGGAGCCGTGTCACCTCTTTGTTCAAGCACATGTGCTCACGAGAGCCCAGGATGGCCATGGTGAAGCACTGTGCATACGACGTGCGCTTCAGCTCACGCAccacctgcgccagctgAGCGTGCGTTCGACTGCAGTACACCACCTTGTGACTGTACTTACCGCGACCTTTCTGGTCTTGGTCGCTGGGGTGCCGAAGGACCGCGCCTTGCGAGCGTGCTGCAAGCCAACCAAGCGTGCTACACAACAAGCAGAGCGTCTTGCCAGTACCGGTGGGGGACTCCAACAGCCCGTTGAAGCCGTGCTGGAGGCATTTCACGACGCTGCGCATGAACTCTACCTGTGCTGGATACGGGTCGAAAGGGAAGGACACGGTAATGCCGTTCACGTCCACCTCGGCAACCATCGCAGTGCTGCAAGAAACAGGAATGAAGAGGACAAGGAGACACAGAAAGCTGCAGAATAAAAAAAGGTGGTACGGGTCGTACCACCCAGTTGAGCGTGAGGCCTGAGCTGCCTCCCAGAGGATGAGGGGATGCGACCTTGTCAAGTGAAACGCTTctggatgcggcggcgaggcagaACCGGTGGGGAGAGATGGTGAAATTGCCGACGAGAAAAATCGGGTGCTTTTTTGTGGttacccctcctccccgtcaCGGACCGCTCATGGGCGCACGATGAGCGGTGGACACGATACCTGAGTGCCGACGTGCGCAGCAAAGGAAGAAGACGTAAGGGGAGGCGGGGTGCACGAGAGGGAAGTGGAAGAAGCGGCATCAAGCGGACGTGGGTGCAAGACAGGTCATGGCCACCATGAGCGCGGCAAAacgatgggggagggggaacaAAGCGGACGAAGCAGCTGACGAAAACACACGAACACGTCCACCGTGTGGCCAAGGCAAAGGATCTGCAGGCAAGAGGACACCACGAAAAGGGAAGCACATCCGCAGCCTTACTTCGGGGCCACTGTGCGCCATGAATGCTGCCGAACAACCGACCCCGCCGAAGGTGACATCACCTCTCTACTCTCTAGCCTGTCCGTGATCTGGTTGAGCGGGGAGATGTGTCTCAGAAGTATGTCGCACAGGTCAACCACGCGAGCCGGTGCCTGTCCATTCCTCGCTGTCGAAGCAGTTAGTGGGTGTCGCAAGCCCATCCTCGGGAGAACAACGGGGAatcgacagcagctgcagaggctGACCATGTGAGGAACGAACACAAGAGTGAAACGGACCGCAGAGGCGTACAGATAGAAAGGAGGGGCAGGAAGGAGGACAAGGAACGAAAGACCCGCGCGGTGTCAGAAgatgcacacgtgcgcctcTCGTACACCCACCTCATTCCGCGCCACAGTCCCCGAGGCGCTCTTTCCTACCGCCCCTCAGCAACCTCGCCATCGTCACCGTTCCATTTTCTACAATTACAAGAAATCTGCAAGCGGGGACACCGCAAAGTGTGCCCGCAGTGACGGTGCATCCGCCGGCGAGAGTAGTACGACACGAGAAGAGATCGGCTGCCGAAGAGCGCCTTTAGAGGGGATTGTGAAGCTGTGAAGTGGGCAGGCTTGTGTAAACGCCTCTGCTTACACGTCAGTACCTCGATTGTTTGCGAGGGCTCACGATAGACTCCACGTCGAACACGTCTGAGTGGCGCTCTCGCTTCACCCCCACCGTTTCCGACTTTACCATCACGGGTGAAGCAACATCGAGCTGAGGTGGGATGGACGCGAACCCGCCAAAGcccgcctccagcagcgcatcctgCTTCTCTTCATGTGCCTGTAACGCCTCGCGCCACCGTTGTTCCAGTGAGTTGGAGCTTTCGGCGTCGCTGGTGGTGCCGTTCgactgtggcgcagcgccggccgctgcgcatcgctCACGAAGCTTTGTCTGCCAGGCCTCTAGACGGTCGTACACAATAGGGGCAGCATGCCGCGTCGTCTCtagtgccgcagcggcgcagtggAGTAAGAAGGGCTGCGGCTCGAGGCTGTAGAAATACATGCACTTCTCCAGAGCATCCATGCAGGCAGTGCGGCTCTCCGCGAGCTCGCTGCTCGCCAACACAaccagcagctcctgcgaAAGACGCTCGTGAAGAGAGTGGCGACTCAGCTCGCGGAAAAGACGGCCAGACTGCATGGAAGAGCGTGTTGCGTTGGTGCGGTTGctcttgcgctgcgcctcgacctcctcttctgctgctcctcctgtCTCGTCCACCACGTCCCTGGTTGCGCGCATCGCCGCTTGCGGGTCGATGTCGCGAATGGAACTCAACGTGTAGGCGTCCGTGAGACGCGCAACAAGCTCGATCAGCTTCGATGCCATGGCGATGTTGCGCTCGAGCACGACGCGGAACGCGGTGATACCGCCCTCGCAGATctgcagctggcgcttcGGGTGGCTCGCGGCGTAGCTGCGGAAGAAGGTGCCGAGGTAATCCATCATGTACGTGGCAGTGGCGCTTTCCTTCTTCGACGCCATGGCACCGGTGTAGTGAATAAGCAGAACTGCGACAACATGTGGAACCACCTCTGCAGGAAGGCGGTTGCAGCTCAGCAGTTTGCAGAAGCCGGAGGCCGTGACGATGTGCTTGGCCTCGTTGCCCGGCTGCAGGTAAGACTGTAGCGTTGCCAGAAGACGCTTGCTGCCCACTTTGtgcacgtcctcctccgccaacTCCTGCTCGTGCTGCAGGCGGGCCTCGACCTCGTTCTCTGAGTTGTACAATGCCCTCGCCTCGTCCGGTGGCCGCTTCGCCACGTCGAAGAAGCGCAGCCCATACTCCATGATGAGATCAAAGATGACGCCAATGGCCGCGATGGGAAGGCTCATGTCGGCCCCTACAGTACCGGCGGCATTCTCTTGCGAGTCAGCCAGGATGAGCGGCATGAAGGTGTGGACGCTCTCGGGGTTGATGAGGCACTGCAAGCATAGCGActtcgtcgccgccacgcgcactTTTTCGTTGTCGAGGTGCCGGCCCATCTGAATGATGTGGTAGCAGAACGTGGGAATCGCGTCCCCGCGCTGCGAATGTGAAAGGAACGCGAGGACGATGAGCTGCATGCGCAGCAGGAACTTCTCATCCCggtccatctcctccttcaGCTCTGTATAGGACTCCTCCGCCAACTCGCCCGCGCGCCACAGCACCTTGCGCTTCACCAactcctgctgccgctcacgGCTCTTGCGTCCAATCGCTTCGACATCGTCGAACCCCAGGCTGTGCCGCTGTGGCAGTTTCAGGCTGCGAAAGAGCGAGTCGAGCGCGGACGTGATCGTCTTCGTTGCCTCCTCCGGCGTGCGGGCTGTGAGCGGCTTGAGGGCGCGCACGGCGACGTCCACGAAGAGCGACGGGTCTTCATCGGGCACAACCTTCAAGATAAAGTTgatgaggcgcagcagcgatgcacgGGTGGTGTTGTCGGCGTGTGCCAAGTAGGCGTTGTCGTCGTAGATGTCAAAAACCGAGAGCAGGATACGCAGCATGTTGTCGGCGTCCTCGACGCTGCGGAACTTGACCGTCTTGGGCTCGGCATCGGGGCGCGCGTAGGCGTACACAGTATCCTGAAGAACGGCGCTGAACTGgcccagcggcggcagcagctgtgtCTCGTCCTCGCCTTCCGTGTCACACGACACACGACAGTCCGCCTTCCATAAGAGCAGGCCTGCCGTGTTGATGTCGTCCAGCTTCAAGGGAAAGTGTGTGTTCGCCTTGCGCTTTCGCGCGTGCGCAAGCAGCTCCGCACTGATGCGCTCGTACGGAGACAGGGACGGGAGCACGTACCCACACGCGATGCTATTCATGAAATCCTCGCACACATCCTTGCAGTCACGGTGCACCCAAGAGTTGGTGATCGCGGCCCGGCAGGCAATGACGACCGACGCGTTGGAGTCGTCAAGCCCGGCCGCCAGCAACTCGGGCATCTTCACTCCCTTGGCGTTCGCGTAGGCGGTGATGTAGCGCCACGGAAAGCGGCCTAGCGCATCCCACGCCTccgcccgcacgcgcgccacgaCATCGCGGATGCAGCGGATAATGCCGTGGAAGTACCCCTCGAGAAACTCCTTGCGCGGCGCAATGGCGTGGAGGATCTGCTTGCGCACGTCGGCGTTGGTGTcgcagcacagcagtgcAATGAGCTGCTGTGTGACGTCGCAGTCTTTTTTTCCGGACTGGAAGGCAGCCACGCTGGCGACCGCCTTTGCACGAACCTGTGGACACTTATCATGCACgcgctgcttcagcagctccgcggctTCCTGGTAGAAGTCCTGCCGCTCCTCCGACACGTTGCTTTGGTCCACCGTCTTGAGCAGGGCCTCAAAGGTGGATACGACGGCCAGCCGCACAGTCTTCTCCATCGCATTGTGGAAGACCGAAACACTCTTCAACAGCTCAATGGCCAACTGGTCCGACTCGAAGGACTCGCGGAACGCCTTACAGAGCTCAGTGACAAAGGCGTAGTGCCTTCGCATCGCCTCAGGCGCGACCTGAGCTACCTGCTTCAGGATCAGGAGCACAACACCGCACACATCCCTGCAGAGTTGCGGCGCGCTCTCCTGGCCAAGGCTGATGAGCTTCTTCTTGCACTTCTGCGCGTGGGCGGCGCTCTGGTGCACTTGCTGAAAGATGCGGCCAACCTCCTCGAACGTGTTTGTCGAagagacggcagcggccttcTTGTGGGAGCCCATGACGACCGCTGGTGACCCAGCTCGAGGGGTGCGTTCTATGTAAGCAAAAACGGCTCCAcacaagagagaaaacaaaaaccaAAGAGGTCTGCCAAACCGCACCTGGACCTCGCCCTACTCGGAAGGCACCGGATCGGCTGCTAGATGAGTGCACGTATCGGCGCTCAGACGTCAACTCTACTGTCTcactccctcctctctctgggTGTGTACGACTCTAATCTATTATGTGCGCTCGTATAAACTCGAACCTTGTCTGGGGCTGGGCTGACGTATGTGTGGCGCGAGTTTTATCTGCAGAAGGTGATCTGTGGTGACAGTCGCGACGGGATGTGGCGCCCGTTCGTTTATCCTCACGCTCAACGACAAGAGGCTGGTGCACTCGAATACGTGTTGAGGTGCGTGATAAGTGGAGAAtagaaagagggagagagcagcgaAAAGAAAATTGAGTCCGGCGTAAGTAGGCGCACGACGGCAGTCACGCGTCGCCGCTTCGCGTTTTCTTGTGACTTGACGTGTCCGAGGGTGGGGCGCAAGCAGCTCGCTTGTTCTCCACACCGGTGCACCGATCCAGTAACGCTTTCACGTTTCATTGTCATTTGCTGTCCATTGTACACTACATAACTTTCTGCCGCTCACCTCCGTCCTCTTTCCGGTGTCCCTTGCGGGCTCCAGCAACCGCACTGTCTCTGCCTTCACCGACCCTACAACGGCCATGCACACAAGGGACCGGCACAGGCCGTGCGgtgagagagcgcgagaggctCGTAGAGGTCTGTGCAGGGGAGCAAGAGGTCCACTGCGGATGACGGCAAACAAGttgagaagagagggagaagaaagcACCGGTTATTTGGTAAAAAAATGGGAAGCGAAAAAGGGGCGCCTCATCTTCTACATCAACGTACACCGAGACGCACGACTGGCATGCGgcgcctctgcagcagcagcagcagggagAAGGCAAgtcgctgccccccccccatacacacacactcgcacgccataagagagaggagaacgACAAGAACGTGCGAGGATGGGCGACCTAAACCTCCACGCTTGCGTGGTACTCGGCTTCCCACCTTGTATGGAAGTACAGCTGGCGGCGGAAGTAGAAGGCCTCTGTGGTGTCCTCCTGTTCCATGACCTCCAGGATGGCGTGGGTGACGTCTCGCACCGGCTTTAGCTCCGATGCGAGGCGGATGCACTGTACCAGGTTCGTTACAATCGCAGTAGCGTGGCTTGGGATTGGCCTGGATGCGTTGGTATACTGCGTCGCAATAAGCTTGTTCCACTCGCGGACGTAGTCGAGCAAGACAACAATGCGGGTGCGAGCCTCCGCAATCGAGACGGCGTCCGTGCTGCGTTGCTTGACGGAGGTCAGCTGAGAAACAGCGGAAAGCGCCCCAGTCaactgccgctgcacgcacacgggcaccTGAGCGGCGCTCCCGCTGGTGTCCACAAGGAATTGAAAAAGAATGTCCGGTAAGCCGCGCTCCTCCAtgactgctgcgccggcgtgaCCGAGGGTCGTGTTCCATATCACCtccagcgtcgccgcgcacAGTTCGCTGTCCTGCGTGAGGGGTCTAGGGAGGTGTCTGAGATGCTCGACCAAAACGTCAACTGCATCGGAGACCGCAAGAAATGCTTccacgccgcgctcgagGCTGGTCAAGCGTGCTAGGGTCTGAATGAGGTAGGTGGTGGCCTTGGCAGGTGTTGCTTCGCTCGCAAGGCTGTCGGCTATGAAGGAGACCAGCGCcttcggcgccggcagctccCCAACCCACGTCGCCTCAACCCCCTCGAATGCGGGGTCGTGAGCCAAGTTCAGCATCCACCGCAGCCCGGACATATTGCTGCTCACCTGGAACAGGACGTGTGCCGCGGCAATGCAGCAGGCTTCAGCTGCCTCCGACGGCCCCGCAGAGGACGACATGGTGTGCAACGCGCCCACAACCACCGGGATGGCGCCCTCCCGAATGACCGCGAAGCAACCCTGCGGGAGGGCCCCgagagagcgcagcagcagcaggcactGATGTTTCAAGAGGAGGTCAGAGCattgctgcagcgtcgctaCAAGCAGTGGCACCAGCCCTTTCCTCAGCATCTCGATCTTCGTCTCCTGCGACGCGGACCGGGCGTACAGCAAATGCACAGCCCGCGTCTTCTCTTCGGCAGGGACAGAGGGGTCCGTCAAGCTATTCATCATGTCGTCGACGGCGGGAGAGCCGTAGCCGTTGAAGACTCGACCCGCCTCACGCTGGCGAATGCCAGCAAACCCCTTTCTGGCATCATAGGGGTATCGCTCCTCGAGACAGTCACTCACGTAGTGTCGCGTTGTTCGAGCCGCCTCTGACATTTCTCTGACTTTATGATCCCTATGCAGgttggtgtgtgcgtatcCGGCTGAGGTTAACAAGACAAGGTGCGGAGATGTTCAGTGAGCATTGGGGCGCCGTCACGCAGACTTTGAAGTAAACTGGAATAGCGGTGACAGAAAACGGCGGGCGACGCGCAGACCCCTACAGGGATTCCGCAAAGCTCCTCTTTGCAAAGAATGTAACCATGAGCGGAGAACACGCACGACTGCGTATACTTCGACCGCGTTGCCGTGCGGCGTCAGGGGAACGAGAAAGAATCCTGCACGAGGCTGAGGCAAAGGGCGTTGTTGAGAGGAACAAGAACAGCAATACGCGGTACGATGAAGAGACAACACGGAGGGCCAAAACGGCTTCGGTGCGCATGAGTTCAGCGACACCATTAACGGTCCTCCTTTCTCGTTTTCCACAAGTCCATTTCGCCTAAAAAAGCACTACTTAGATTTCACCCAACTCACCTCGCGGCCTGTCGCAGGGCCCccatccgcgtcgtgcgaagcagcgctagACGCGCGTgttacagcaatgcgccgacccagtcatctcagcacggcccctgcctcaaaCGCTACCCACCCGCCCGTCCCcccaggtcgcctcacagcagcTCCCACGACGCCGGGTCCCCACATgctgcatccccctcggCGTGGCTCCGGtccccacaccagcaggcagcgtgagggccgggtggcATGCGTTCGCGTCACGCCGACGCTCGGCCCTTCACGGGTATGGTACAAGCGTGCTCACCGTCCCAGctcgctccgacgcagcacCACTCAGGGCCCGACCGCCGATATCAGCTGCTACGAATCGCTCTGGCCTCCCTCCGGCTTACGTGCGCTGACCATGTCACCACCACATGTGGTTCCGCATTGGCACGAAATAGGAGGGGAAGGGCTTCTGGGCTTCTCCCACACAGAGTGTGGGGGTGCTGGGCCCTGAGGATGCGACGCGCCGAGGAGTCCTCCCCCGTCCGCGGGGATGGCGAGGTACTCACACAAAATCAAAAAAAATAGAAAAGTAGCTGTCGTGTTTGGCATCTTACAAACGACAAAGAAAGCCCAAAAACGCCTTTCCTGAACGCTCTGGTGTACCTCATGACCTCTGCGGTCTTTTAGAGTGCCATGCGACTTGAATGCGTGACAGAGCCCGCTCGAGAGATGCATTTACTGTTTCTGCAGATCTATCGCAACGATGCTGCCTGCTTTCGTGCCTCGTTGACGTTGTTCGTGGGGTGGCAGACGGTTTTGTCCGTATGTGTCTGTTCTGTGAAACACAGGGGCAACAGAGACGACCAAAGTGGGGCGGTGGCAGCCCATCTCATcgcctctcgccccccccttcgACCAGCGCTCGGGGCGAATACAGTAACTCCAGCGAAAGCAAAAATAAGAaaaaagcgaaagaaaagaggATGGTGATTCGCTCGTGGCAcgacagccgccgctgctcaaCGCGAAGACAGAACAGAAAGAGGCCCAAGGCAGGTGCAAAAAAGGTCCCGTCTGGCCCTGTCGTGCGAACACATAAAAAAAGCATCATGCACCTCTGGGGTTGATTGTGGGTGGGAAGGCGTCGTCTGCCGCCGTCATCGGCCTCCCAtccttgtgtgtgcatcgCGTGCGTGTAGCCGACGGACCGTTATACGTCCTTCGTGCATGTCATTGCACATCGGTCGATAAGGCAGCGCAAATGAGAGCAGCAACTTGCTTCATCCACGCATTTTCTATTGCGCGACCCATTCGTCACCGATGAGGGCCTACGCATGGCACCGCACAGACGGTACCGTGTATGTGTAGGGGCTGGTGGTGCCGAGGAAagacggggaagggggaggcgatACCCCGTCACTTCATcatgcggcgctggtgctgctgtgagTCTTGTCCTCGCCGTCAAGCTCGTCGTCGTACGCGATGTGTTGCGCATAGCCAGACGAGGGGCCAGAGacggctgcggcaccgctgctgccaacgccgtcgtcgtcgtcctcgttaAAGGCGTCTGTGCTTTCCGGCTGCAGTGGATCGGAGGTCTGTTTGGAAGCGTGTTGCGTCTCTGCCTGTAACACGCAGACACCGTCCTCTTCGTTCCCGGTCCGGTCGACCTCTTCCGCGTCCCCAGCCTCGCCACTGTCGAGTGCATCGGGCTGCAGGCAAACCTGCTCCCGCAGCGCTTCAATGGCATCCTCCACTGTAACTCCCTCACCGGCCAGAAGGTGGTCCAGATCTTGCTGGGCATTCTCGGAGTAGTCCAGCTCTTCCGCCGAGGAGCCTTCGCGCCCTTTGTAAGGCATTTCCTGCGGCGCGTCCAATACTGCCTGTGCACTGTCCGCATCCTCGTCATCGGTCCCCTGCCTGTTCCTTTCGCCATTTTGACGCAGCTGATCTGGGAGGTGCCGCATAGCCTCAATCACCGACTCCTGGAGGCTCTTGAGCAGCATCAGCTCCCTGTTCGTCATCTGCTCTGCCGATGGCTGGGCCAGCTGCAGCAAACGCAGGTACGGCTCGAAGTCCTCCATGCTGCTCGGCGGGTTTGCAATGAGAGCCGCGATAGATGATTGGAGAACCGCCTCCACTTTGCTTGGTACCTTGGCGCGGCTTGCGCCGCCCCCACTGCCGCGCAACTGCTGCAGGGCCTCCGAAATGATCCGCACCGCGCCCGTGCACCACGAGTCAGCGCGCCAGTTTATCTTGGTGGCGTCAGCGCTTGCGAGCAGCTCCTCTGTTTTactcgccaccaccgacaaCTCCGTCGCCGTCGGAGCGTTCTCATCTTGCACCGCATCCATCAACACCTGCAGGGATCTGCGGAAagcgtgcagcgccgccgtggctTCATCGAAGTCCTGCTCCGCACCCTCAACTCtagcgctggtgctggcgtcGTTAGCCTTGCCGCCAACGCCCTCCACTTGGCGACGCAGGAGACTGCCgaactgctgcagctccgcctcttgCCGTGCTGACATGCCTGGCAGCTCAGCCGCCTCGCCCATCACGTGGAGCATTCTCTGAAGCCGCTCCGGTGGCActggcgtcgctgcccgCTCAGCCGCGAGCAATTCAGCACGCATGTCACGCGCTGCAGTCCAGACAAGGTGTGCCGgatcctcctcctgctccctcTGAGTCTCGCCGTTACatccgtcgccgctgcgttCGGCGTTGCCAGAATCATCAcggccttcgcctcctccggcaTTTGTATGGCCAGGCAGCAGCCCGCGCAGCTGACTTCGAAGGCGCTCGAGGATAGGAAGCAATGCTTCTCCTTCAGCACCGAGCGCCGCACAGTCGTCCCGTAGCCGGCCCAGATCCGCGACGGTGTTGGCGGCCCAGGCGCTCCTTTCCGCTGGCAACATGGTGGTGAACTCGGCGCCTTGGATAGTGCGCATCACCGCTTGAAGACGATCAAGCACTTCCTGCGCTGATCCCGTAGCAAGGCTGTGGGGACGcatcagctgcagcaggaccTCGTTGATGGGACGaagcagctcctctgcggcCGTACGCTCAGAGTTCGGCAAGGACGAGAAGGAAGAGGTAAGCTCCTGCAGTTGTGGCACAATGTTTCGGGCAATACGTATCTTCCCGGCGTGGGGCAGTTGCTGGAATGACTCGCTGGTCAAAAAACGTCGCACGTCACTAAGAGGGGCAGTAAGCTCGAGGAATTCACGAGACGCGTTGTGATTGCTAGCCATCTCGGACAGCAAATTCTGAAGGGGGGCGATGAGCTCCGTGATGAGTGTGCACTGGGGGTCGCGCGCTGCCACATCTGCCTTGATCACCTccacccgctgccgcagctttACCGCCACCTTtttcctctcctccatcgTGGCCTGATCCAGCGCATCGGAAGTCAGGAAGTCGAAGATTTTCTCCAACTGTTCCACGTACGCATCTATGTTTGCGTCAGAGctctgcgtctctctcttctcacTCTCCGCCTGGGTtgcctcggcgtcgccgtcaccatcCTGCGCCTTCTCGTGCTTCTCGTCATCCGCTGGGGCGTCCTCGCCACCATCGTCCCCCTCGGTCTCAGCCGCGGCAATCACGACGGCGAGCACGTTCTTTGTGTTCAATAAAAGATCCCGCACCATAGCCTGCGCGGGCGACGGCACTTCGCCCAGGTtgtcctccagcgccgcgacCCGTTGCAGCAAAGTGGTGCACAGCTCCACCTTGACCGCCGACGGCGCGTGCTGGAATGCCTCCGACTGAAGGGTGCCCTGAATGTCCTGCACAGTCCCGACGATTACAGGAATCGGCCCGTCTACAGCACCCGCGCCCTCGGCGGCCGGCGCCTGTCCTTCCTTGTCCTCTTCGTCGGCCTCAGCCTCCCGCTCGCTGAGACGAATCGCCTCCCGAATAATGCGAAGCAGCGACTGCACCATATTGAGCACCTCCACATCCTTAGGCACGCCTGGCACGGACCCGGCCGCGACAGCCTCGATCGCCTCCGCTCGCTTGGCCAACGACGACAGAGCCTGCGCGCGCTGTGCAGCAGGCAAGTCGCGCAGCATTGGGTCCTCCACGGTGGAAAGCACACTGCGGAGGGCCTGCATCAGCTTTGCCTTGCCGACTGCCTCCCCGCCAGAGGCACCAAGTGCGGTCCTTTGGCGGATAGAGAGGACTTCGAAAACGCCGTCGCACTTGCGAAGAAGGGGGCCGCTAAActtcggcggcagctgctccgcaACTCGCAAAATCCGCTTTACCTGAGCCGCGACTCGCTCGCCCAGCTCCTCGAATTCGGCTGGCGCAACCGCGTCGAGATCCGGAGAGCGCAGAAAGTCTAGAAACCCGTCCAGCATACCATGCAGAGGCTTCagcttctcctccaccgcctgaACGGGGAACGACGT
Coding sequences within:
- a CDS encoding putative helicase: MVAEVDVNGITVSFPFDPYPAQVEFMRSVVKCLQHGFNGLLESPTGTGKTLCLLCSTLGWLAARSQGAVLRHPSDQDQKGRGKYSHKVVYCSRTHAQLAQVVRELKRTSYAQCFTMAILGSREHMCLNKEVTRLPSSQAQHAMCSALRSERNCRFFRGLQSAGAGASLLPPACAVHDMEDLMREGSRSGFCPYFHERDAARDADVVLMPYNYILDPSLHKQLPFELANCILIVDEAHNLPSVLSSSGCQTLSPLDVTTAIHDCSRAIAMHRLTAKKAELDEDVAVEEEQELASLKILLNRLEMCVYAEPMAEGTAASTPTQCAVVRDGSYMFAFLEKAFITREVFGAQSDGVTSESGLAGTMGKCVTLLADSERPATSMARVQEFLTCVFAFDMAHIDSTRFVLQQHLVAAKAARTLGFWELDNTRLMRQVVSPLHSVLLTSGTLSPLDQFAAELGMEFQVRLKGNHVIQPDQVLGGVLCRGPSGEKLNGGFSFRSSVDYRVGLGMSLANIARNTPGGTLVFFPSYAAMNSVVDLWRAGSGRAGDTKTVWGMLSELKPIFVEPNNTNDLPTIVQGFQKEVDTSPLRGAILLAVCRGKISEGIDFADNHGRCVLVAGIPYANHTDLFVRLKREYITSVAPQRPLVDGKPFTGDDWYRNEAMRAVNQCVGRVIRHKDDYGVVLLADERFEGLLGSVSEWVRRRTRVFTDFRGAYAAVAQFFGGRRHRATETAAVPYVLIENGATTAAELPSSATLARLYADAQARQREEHMQETRRRRFEEVREAKASACNNAVASAASPFATASFALSSTTGRAGGAPAVSQRTSAETPEVTLVSAERDTVVMHNTVQMGQSDGPPKLGRTSKEFCEFLKARVPVEMYHCFKMVLAQLAALRPLLRTSPTAAADGLARLLVPLRSVFGATGVDSHHSLFAEFGRHIPEEFRPLYADLLKSNGLT